In a single window of the Cydia splendana chromosome 20, ilCydSple1.2, whole genome shotgun sequence genome:
- the LOC134800541 gene encoding zinc finger protein 33A-like produces the protein MDTWSSLCRCCLSPESEVSLFDNEKNVREKFLEITTIEVDTDDGLPQKLCGQCYETLSSAYQFRKQCIRMESELKLQLEALITQAEQESQAIDEAEGNEQDQDDIANNPEKQLEDIIKKEPTDSDDDYYYVLVIDDPKDKDENESEETAIANIKQELMDHAEEVTVEDKNEESINEQQFEMNHFLMSDTKVPTNVPATILENEEESQENEHLQFENAVEEENEDETQDEHDFTMIDADVEDSQDNVTDLVDAITGEIGGGLTKTIGKNSFIKIIAASGSDGTILLKDNVAYLTEAQMDGNEDGEAMSQEEEVIFCEGDDSSQFQILKCEGSELVIEYADDGQIATVLQQEDGSFLCDCGEQFEDLADYEKHQYTHTATEEHICSLCGKGFESAEILTGHTLLHNVTGLLVMCPFCKQLIRRNALTQHIKYGHNNIKPRCNVCLKTFANPNNLKRHMMIHSGIRQFECDICFKRFHQKITMQTHRLTHINPFSCNECEETFPSKSELATHKESNECTKSKVRKVRDELMKTAKHEITTNLGKLLGYACALCKKMFSVESALEQHIDSVHLVDPNELLCSECGEVLTSKKDMQSHILTHKTIKLKNSKRFECGICGKSCASQAMLVMHERVHTNERPFPCHLCSLRFKTKTHLRTHQLTHTREKKFGCSVCMKFFALKGNLVVHLRTHTGERPYICTLCGEAFIDSKYLKKHKLKKHAIQNVPWNKY, from the exons ATGGATACGTGGTCTAGTTTGTGCCGTTGCTGCCTGTCGCCCGAATCTGAAGTGTCACTTTTCGATAATGAGAAAAACGTGAGAGAGAAATTTTTGGAAATCACTACAATCGAG GTGGACACGGATGATGGGCTGCCGCAGAAGCTGTGCGGCCAGTGCTACGAGACCCTCAGCTCTGCCTACCAGTTCCGGAAGCAATGTATCAGGATGGAGTCTGAACTCAAACTACAACTAGAAGCCCTAATCACTCAGGCTGAGCAAGAAAGCCAAGCAATAGACGAGGCAGAAGGTAACGAACAGGACCAAGATGATATAGCTAACAACCCTGAAAAACAACTAGAGGATATCATCAAAAAGGAACCTACTGACAGTGATGATGACTACTATTATGTACTTGTCATTGATGATCCTAAAGATAAAGATGAAAATGAAAGCGAAGAGACTGCTATCGCTAATATCAAACAAGAGCTCATGGACCATGCGGAGGAGGTGACCGTTGAAGATAAAAATGAGGAAAGCATAAATGAACAGCAGTTTGAAATGAACCACTTTCTCATGTCAGACACCAAAGTCCCTACCAATGTGCCGGCTACCATACTTGAAAATGAGGAAGAGAGTCAAGAAAATGAACATCTTCAATTTGAAAATGCTGTAGAAGAGGAAAACGAGGATGAAACACAGGATGAACATGATTTCACCATGATCGATGCAGATGTCGAAGACTCCCAAGACAATGTCACAGACTTGGTAGATGCTATCACAGGGGAAATTGGCGGAGGTCTAACCAAAACTATTGGTAAGAACAGCTTCATTAAAATTATTGCCGCCAGCGGTAGTGACGGAACCATTTTACTCAAAGATAATGTGGCATACTTAACTGAAGCCCAGATGGACGGAAATGAAGATGGTGAAGCCATGTCCCAAGAGGAGGAGGTGATTTTCTGTGAAGGAGATGATTCATCACAATTCCAAATACTGAAGTGTGAGGGCTCTGAGCTAGTGATAGAATATGCTGATGATGGCCAGATAGCTACTGTCTTGCAGCAAGAGGATGGCAGCTTCCTCTGTGACTGCGGAGAACAATTTGAAGATTTAGCAGACTATGAGAAACATCAATACACCCACACTGCCACTGAAGAGCATATCTGCAGCCTCTGTGGCAAAGGTTTTGAGTCCGCGGAGATACTAACCGGTCACACTTTGCTTCACAATGTCACAGGGCTACTTGTCATGTGCCCATTCTGCAAGCAACTCATCAGAAGAAATGCTTTGACACAGCATATAAAATATGGACACAATAACATCAAACCACGCTGCAATGTTTGCTTAAAAACATTCGCCAATCCCAACAACTTAAAACGGCACATGATGATCCATAGTGGTATAAGGCAATTTGAATGTGATATTTGCTTCAAAAGGTTCCATCAAAAAATAACCATGCAGACACACAGACTGACCCATATTAATCCATTTTCATGCAATGAATGTGAAGAAACCTTCCCCAGCAAATCAGAGCTGGCAACTCACAAAGAATCTAATGAATGCACAAAATCCAAAGTGAGAAAAGTTAGGGATGAACTGATGAAAACAGCAAAACATGAGATTACTACTAATCTGGGCAAACTTCTAGGTTACGCTTGTGCCTTGTGTAAGAAGATGTTTTCTGTAGAGTCCGCCTTAGAGCAACATATTGATAGTGTCCACTTGGTTGACCCAAATGAGCTGTTATGTTCAGAGTGTGGTGAAGTCCTAACATCTAAGAAAGATATGCAGAGCCACATATTGACTCATAAAACTATAAAGCTTAAGAATTCAAAGAGATTTGAGTGTGGGATCTGTGGGAAGAGCTGTGCTAGTCAAGCTATGTTGGTGATGCATGAGAGAGTGCATACAAATGAGCGACCATTCCCCTGCCACCTCTGTTCGCTGCGATTCAAAACCAAAACCCACTTGAGAACACATCAACTCACTCATACTAGAGAGAAGAAGTTTGGTTGTTCGGTATGTATGAAATTCTTCGCACTCAAAGGAAATTTAGTAGTCCATCTCAGAACACATACTGGAGAACGGCCTTACATTTGCACCTTGTGCGGAGAAGCCTTTATCGATTCCAAATATTTGAAGAAGCATAAGTTAAAGAAGCATGCAATACAAAATGTTCCTTGGAACAAGTACTGA